DNA from Amycolatopsis sp. DSM 110486:
TCGGCCTGCGCGGGATGCGCTCACGCGTCGAGCAGGTGGGCGGCCGGCTGAGCCTGCGCGGCGGCGCGGACGGCGGTACGGAACTCGAGCTGGAGGTACCCGCGTGATCACGATCATGCTGGTCGACGACCACCCCGTGGTGCGCGAAGGCCTGCGCGGGATGCTCGAGGCCGAGGCCGATCTGACCGTCGTCGGTGAGGCGGGCTCGGGCCACGAAGCCATCGCGCTCGACCGCGTGAAGCAGCCCGACGTCGTGCTGATGGACCTGCGCATGCCGGGTCTCGACGGCGTCGGCGCGATCCGCGGCATCCTCAAGGAGACGCCGAAGCGGCGGATCGTCGTGCTCACCACGTATGAGACCGACGCCGACATCCTGCGGGCCGTCGAGGCGGGCGCAGCGGGGTACCTGCTCAAGGACGCGTCCCGCGCCGAGCTGGCCGGCGCGATCCGGGCGGCGGCGCGCGGCGAGACGGTGCTGGCGCCGTCGGTGGCGGGCAAGCTCGTGAACCGCGTGCGGAACCCGGAACCCGCGTCGCCGCTGTCGGCGCGCGAGGTCGAGGTGCTGCGGCTCGTCGCGAAGGGACTGACGAACGCCGAAATCGGGCGCTCGCTGCACATCGGCGAGGCGACGGTGAAAACGCACCTGCTGCGGGTGTTCGGCAAGCTCGGCGTGTCCGACCGCACCGCGGCCGTGACCACGGCTCTGGACCGGCAGCTGCTGGGCTGAGCCGCGCGGGGCAGAATGGCCCGCATGCTCGCTTCCACCGAACTCGCCCTGTACCGCCGGCTCGCGCGGGAGCAGGCGTCCTCCCGCACGCCGTCCCTCGTCGCCGCCGTGGTGCGCGACGGGAACCTCGTGTGGTCCGGCGCGCGCGGCCGCGTCGGCTCCGCGCGCCCCGACGACGACACGCAGTACCGCCTCGGCTCGATCACCAAGACGATGATCGCCACGGCCGTGCTGCGCCTGCGCGACGAGGGCCGGCTCGAGCTCACCGACCCGATCGAGAAGCACCTGCCCGGCACGGCGTTCGCCACGGCGACGGTGGCGCAGCTGCTCTCGCACACCTCCGGCCTCACGTCAGAGTCGCCGGGCCAGTGGTGGGAACGCACGCCGGGCGGCGACTGGGGCGCGCTCGTGGCGAGCCTCGACAAGGACGCGACGAAACTGCGTCCCGGCTTCAAGTTCCACTACTCCAACGTCGGCTTCGGCGTGCTGGGTGAGCTGGTGGCGCGCCTGCGTGGGAAGCCGTGGTTCGACGTCGTGCGCGAGGAGATCCTCACGCCGCTGGGCATGACCCGCACAACGCCGCACCCCCAGGGCGCGCACGCGGAGGGCTTCGCCGTGCACCCGTTCGCCGACGTCCTGCTGCCCGAGCCCTCGCCCGACGCCGGCGCGATGGCCCCGGCCGGCCAGCTCTGGTCGACGGTCAAGGACCTCGGCCGCTGGACCTCGTTCATCGGCGGCCACACCGGTGGCGTGCTGAGCGAGGACACCGTCGCCGAGATGCGGATGATGAACACCGTCGACGACACCGAGGTCTGGACCACGGGCTTCGGCCTCGGCGTGATGGTGGTGCGCTACGAGGGCCGCCACCTCGCGGGCCACACCGGCTCGATGCCGGGCTTCCTCGCCGCGTCGCTCGTCGACCCGGCCACCGGCACCGGCGCGCTGTGCCTCACCAACGCGACCGCGGGCGTCGGCATCACGCAGCTGACCCTCGACCTGCTCACGATGACCGACGAGCTCGAGCCCGCGCTGCCCGACGAGTGGGAGCCGTCCACTGTGGACCCGGCACTGCTCGCGCTCACGGGCCTGTGGCACTGGGGCCCGACGCCGTACCACCTGCGCGTGCTGGGGTCGGACCTCATCTCGCTCGACCCCGCCAACGGCGGCGGGCGCGCGTCCCGCTTCCGGCCCACCGGCCCGGACACCTGGCTCGGCCTCGACGGGTACTACACCGGCGAGACCCTCACCGTCGGCCGCGACGCGTCGGGCACGGCGAACCACCTCGACCTCGCGACGTTCATCTTCACCCGCACCCCGTACGACCCCGCCGCGCCGGTTCCGGGCGGTGTCGACGAGAACGGGTGGCGCTGAGCGTTCCGGCCTGGGTGTGTCCCGTTCGCCGGGAGCGGCCGGGGTGTCCGATTCCACATGTCGGACACCTCCCCACCGCATTGAGCAGGCGCATCCCGACCTGAGAGACTGCCCACATGACCGACGCAGCGGAGTTGAGCATCCCCGAAGACCTCAAGCCGGCCGATGGGCGCTTTGGTTGCGGACCGTCCAAGGTCCGTGACGAGCAGCTCGCCAAGCTGGCTGAGTCCGGCCACACCTACCTCGGCACGTCGCACCGCCAGAAGCCGGTGAAGTCGCTGGTCGGGCGCGTGCGCGCGGGGCTGTCCGAGCTGTTCTCCCTGCCGGAGGGCTATGAGGTCATCCTCGGCAACGGCGGCACCACCGCGTTCTGGGACGCCGCCGCGTTCGGGCTCGTGCGCGAGCGCGCGCAGCACTTCACCTACGGCGAGTTCTCCTCGAAGTTCGCGAGCGTCACGAACAAGGCGCCGTTCCTCGCCGACTCGATCATCGTGAAGGCGGAAGCGGGCAGCGCGCCCGACATCGCGTACGAAACCGGTGCCGACCTCGTCGGCTGGGCGCACAACGAAACCTCGACCGGTGTCGCGGTGCCGGTGCGTCGCCCCGAGGGCAGTGACGGCGCCCTGGTCGCGATCGACGCGACGTCCGGCGCCGGCGGCCTGCCGGTGAAGGCCGAGGACTTCGACGTCTACTACTTCGCGCCGCAGAAGTCCTTCGCGTCCGACGGTGGCCTGTGGATCGCCCTCGCTTCGCCGGCCGCGGTCGAGCGCATCGGCGAGCTGGGCGGCGGCGACCGCTGGATCCCCGAGTTCCTGTCGCTCACCACAGCACTGGACAACTCGCGCAAGGACCAGACGTACAACACCCCGGCCGTGGCCACGCTCTTCCTGCTCGCCGACCAGATCGAGTGGATGAACGGCCAGGGCGGGCTCGCCTGGACGACCGCGCGCACGCAGGACTCGTCGAACCGGCTCTACGAGTGGGCCGAGAAGACCTCCTACACCACGCCGTTCGTGAAGGACCCGGACCTGCGCTCGCAGGTCGTGGGCACCGTCGACTTCGCCGACGAGGTCGACGCCGCCGCCGTGGCCAAGGTGCTGCGCGCCAACGGCATCGTCGACACCGAGCCGTACCGCAAGCTGGGCCGCAACCAGCTGCGCGTCGGCCTGTTCCCGGCCATCGACCCCGACGACATCACGAAGCTCACGCAGAGCATCGAGTACGTCGTCGAGCGGCTGGGCTGAGTTCTGTACTGCGGAGTTCCGCACCGCTGAGTTCCGTACGCGACGGGCCCCTCTCACTCCGGGAGGGGCCCGTCGTGCGTTGCGCGACGAACACGGAACACCACTCATTCGTGACGGAACGTGGTCGGCGTGTCCCACGGGTGCCCGGTGAGCGGGCCCGGGAGGATGACGGAGACCGTCGCCAAAAAGGTGACGGTTGGGTGATGCATCGGCGCGCCTCGCACGTCAAGCCGACGCGCCGTTCTAACGTGAGCACCCACAAAGGTGAAGATCGGGGAGGCGAGAAATGCGGGCGCTACGGGTGGTCGGTCTGCACGAGGACGGCAAGTCCATCGTGCTCGAGGACCCGGCGAGCCGTACCCGCTTCCTGCTCCCGGCCGATGAAACACTGCGAGCGGCGGCTAGGGGGGACATCGCCCGGCTGGGCCAGATCGAAATCGAGTTGGAGAGCCAGATGCGGCCACGCGAGATCCAGGCGCGAATCCGCGCCGGCGAGTCCGTCGAACAGGTCGCGAGCGGCGCCGGCGTCTCGGCGCAGCGCGTGGAGAGGTACGCCTACCCCGTACTGCTGGAGCGCTCGCGCACGGCCGACCTCGCCCAGAGCGCCCACCCCGTCCGCGAAGACGGCCCCGACGTGCAGACGCTCGGTGAGGTGATCGCGTACGCGTTCGGCGTCCGCGGCCACGACTACAGCCAGGCCCGCTGGGACTCCTGGCGCGGCGACGACGGCAAGTGGGTCGTCGTCCTGCAGTGGAAGGCCGGGCGCTCCGACAACCGCGCCCACTGGTCCTTCTCGCCCGGCGCCCACGGCGGCACCGTGCACGCCCTCGACGAGAACGCCGAGGTGCTGCTCAACCCCAACTCCTACCGCCCGCCGCGCACGGTCCGCGCCCTCGACCCGGCGCGTGACGCCGTCGTGCAGCCGACGCTGGACTCGGCCGAGGACGAGCGGCTGGCGATCGAGGCGCCCACCGAGCCGCACGAGGAGGACGACGACACCCGGGAGATCCCGCGCGTCCCGTCCGACGACGAGGCCGCCGACGACGACCAGCCGCGCGCGAAGCCCAAGAAGAACCACCCCATCGTGCCTTCGTGGGAAGACGTCCTGCTGGGCGTGCGTTCCCAGCGCGGCTAGTCCTCGAGGAGCACGGCCAGCGACTTCGGCGCGACCAGCCGGTAGGCGTCGCGCACGATGTGGTCGATCTCGGCCCAGTCGACGTCCACGTCAAGGCGTACGCCGAGCCAGCCGCGGTGCCCGACGTAGGGCGGGCGGAAGAAGCGTTCCGGCTCGGTGCGCACGAGATCCTCCTGCGCACCGGGCGGCGCCGGGCACCAGAAGCCCAGGCGCCCGTCGTCGTGGTGGTGGTTCGCGAACGTCACGAACGTCTTCTTGCCGCGCACGAACCACGTCGGCTCGCCGTGGCTGAGCCGTTCGGTCGCCTCGGGCAGGGCGAGGCACAGCTTGCGCAACTCGTCGAGGGGCGCCATCGGGCCAGTATCGGCCGGTCAGAGCACGATCGCCAGCACACCCAGCCACGCCGCGATGATCCCGGCACTCGCGCCGTAGACCGCCCACCGCACGATCGGCAGCCGCCGCCCGAGCCACAGCGACGGCCCGATCCCTGCGGTCACCACGACCGACGCCACCAGCGCGATCCACTTGTTCGTCTCTTGCGCGAGCGTTCCTGCCAACGCCAGCATCGCCACGGCCACGAGCACCGCGGCGAACGCCGACACCGTCAGCCCGGTCACCCAAGGCGTCGGCTCAGTCGCGGCTCCAGGCACCCCACGCCGCCGCGCCACCACGCGCGCGGGCGGGTCGATCACCGTCTCGACGCCGGACACCGGATCCACGAACCGCACCGTCGTCCCCATCACCGTCGCCAGCCGCCCGGCCAGCTGCCGCCCCCGCTGCGACACGACGGACGTCGCGACCTCCGCGTCGCCCCCCGCCCGCGACACCGCCGACGCGACGCGTGCCCACTCGTGCAGCGCCTGCGCCAGGTCCGGCCCGATCGCCAACCGCCGCGGGTCGACTTCGCGCGCACCCTCGCCACCCGGGCCGGCGAGCACCGCGCGCTCGCCCCGGATCCGCAGCTCCACTGACGTCCTCCCGCTGGGCATTTCCCACCTGCAGGTGCTTGCCCTCGAACGCGACTGCGTCTGCCCGCACCTGCCCGCAGCAGCGTAAGCCCCGCGAGCCTCCCGGCGGGACCGGCACCCGGCGCGGAAACCGACCGAAATCAGAGCCGCACGTCGAGCAGCTCCTCCACGGCCGCGGCGACCTCGAAGTCGTCCGACTCCGTCGCGTAGATCAACAACCGGCGAAATCCGGCTCACCCGAATGTTGATCACCGCGCGAAAATAGCCGCGCCGGCCCGCCGATGCCAGGGACTGCCGCGCGGGCGGGGCCGGATGGGCCACGGTCGTTGACCGATCGACATCTCCGCCTGTGGTTACCGGCGCGAAATGGGTATCCCGGAAAGGTGAGCACCTCAACGCGTGGCGGCGACCTCGTGGAACGCGACCGCGGCGGCGGTGGCGACGTTCAGCGAGTCGACGCCCGGCACCATCTCGATGCGCACGACCAGATCCGCGGCCGTGATCGCCTCTTCAGTGAGCCCGGGTCCCTCGGCGCCGAGCATCAGCGCCACCCGCTCGCCGACCTTCTCGCGCAGTCCGCGCAGCGGAACGGATCCCGGCCGCGGTGTGAGCGCCGCCACGGTGAAACCGCTTACCCGCAAGAGGTTCAGTCCGTCGGGCCACCCGTCCAGCGGAGCGAAGGGCACGCGGAGCACGTGCCCCATCGACACGCGCACGCTGCGCCGGTACAGCGGATCCGAGCAGCCCGGCCCGAGCAGGACACCGTCGACACCGAGCGCGGACGCGTTGCGGAAGATCGAACCGAGGTTCTCGTGGTCGCCGACCCCTTCGAGCACGGCGAGCACTTGCGCCCCGGCGATGATCTCCGAAACCGCAGGCGGCGCCGGACGATCGGCCACCGCCAGCACCCCGCGGTTGAGGTGGAACCCCACCACGGAAGCCATCGTTGCCGCCGAAGTCACGTACGCGGGCGCGTCGACGCCGGAAAGGTCGAGGTCACGCACCCGCCGTTCCACGCCGAGCAACGCGCGCAGGGGGTACCGCGAAGCGAGCATCCGCTCGACCACCACGGTGCCTTCCGCGATCACGAGCCCCCGCCCACCGGGACGGTCCGGCCGCCGGTCCGCAGTGGACAAGTCGCGGAAATCGTCGAGCCGGGGATCTTCGGGATCCTCGGTGAAGATCAGTTCAGCCACACCGCACAGTGTGACATCCGCATGCCGGGACCCCGCCCGGTACAAAGCTGGTCCGAACGACCGGATAACTCTGGTACGAATGGGCCATTTTTGCGGACAGTCAACCTCCCGTGACGGAGAGCACCAGTTTGGCCGCTAGCCCGGATGCGCCGCTCTGTGCGACGGTTGGCGGCCTGGCAGTCCCCGCCCGGACACCCGCGGACAGCAGCCAAGGAGCGCGTCAGACATGGGTACCGACCTTTCGGCGAAACCTTTCGACCAGCTGGACCGAGGACGGTACCGCCGCAAAGTCCAACGCTGTCTCGACACGCTCGCCCGGATGCTCACGGACGGCAGTTTTTCCTTTCCCCGCAAGAATATCGGGCTCGAAGTGGAGCTGAACCTCGTCGATGGGCAACTGCGCCCGTCGATGACCAACACCGCGGTGCTGGAAGCGCTCGACGACCCGTCGTTCACCACCGAACTCGGGCAGCACAACCTCGAGCTGAACGTGCCGCCGCGCCCGCTCGCCGGCGATTCGGCTCTGCAGCTGGAAGACGATCTGCGCGCGTACCTCGGCAAAGCGTCCGCCAAGGCCGCCGACGCCGGTTCGACGCTCGCGATGATCGGGATCCTGCCGACACTGCGTCAAGAACACTTCGACCAGAAATGGCTCACCAACAACGCGCGGTATTCGTCGCTGAACGACCAGATCTTCGCCGCGCGCGGTGAGCGAATCGCGCTTTCCATGGACGGCGCCGCGCTTCCGGGCGAACAGCCCGAAAGGCTGCGCAGTTTCGCGGAATCCATCCTGCCGGAAGCCGCGTGCACGTCGGTTCAGCTGCATCTCCAGGTGGCGCCTGAGGAATTCGCGGCGCACTGGAACGCGGCGCAGTGCCTCGCCGGCGTGCAGACGGCGCTGGCCGCCAACTCGCCCTTCCTGCTGGGCAAGGCGTTGTGGCACGAGACGCGCATCCCGCTGTTCCAGCAGGCCACCGACACCCGCCCGGAAGAGCTG
Protein-coding regions in this window:
- a CDS encoding glutamate-cysteine ligase family protein; the encoded protein is MGTDLSAKPFDQLDRGRYRRKVQRCLDTLARMLTDGSFSFPRKNIGLEVELNLVDGQLRPSMTNTAVLEALDDPSFTTELGQHNLELNVPPRPLAGDSALQLEDDLRAYLGKASAKAADAGSTLAMIGILPTLRQEHFDQKWLTNNARYSSLNDQIFAARGERIALSMDGAALPGEQPERLRSFAESILPEAACTSVQLHLQVAPEEFAAHWNAAQCLAGVQTALAANSPFLLGKALWHETRIPLFQQATDTRPEELKNQGVRPRVWFGERWITSIFDLFEENVRYFPGLLPQTDTEDPIETLESGQAPKLTELRMHNGTIWRWNRPVYDVVDGLPHLRVENRVLPAGPTVVDIVANAAFFYGAQRALAEQERPVWTQMSFQAAEENLYAGARKGFEAQLYWPGIGWIPPDELALRVLLPLAHEGLRRSGVSDEARVKYLGVIERRCLARRSGATWQRDYVLRAQDRGADRETALNRMLGRYLELSAAGEPVHTWSLTD
- a CDS encoding response regulator transcription factor codes for the protein MITIMLVDDHPVVREGLRGMLEAEADLTVVGEAGSGHEAIALDRVKQPDVVLMDLRMPGLDGVGAIRGILKETPKRRIVVLTTYETDADILRAVEAGAAGYLLKDASRAELAGAIRAAARGETVLAPSVAGKLVNRVRNPEPASPLSAREVEVLRLVAKGLTNAEIGRSLHIGEATVKTHLLRVFGKLGVSDRTAAVTTALDRQLLG
- a CDS encoding serine hydrolase, encoding MLASTELALYRRLAREQASSRTPSLVAAVVRDGNLVWSGARGRVGSARPDDDTQYRLGSITKTMIATAVLRLRDEGRLELTDPIEKHLPGTAFATATVAQLLSHTSGLTSESPGQWWERTPGGDWGALVASLDKDATKLRPGFKFHYSNVGFGVLGELVARLRGKPWFDVVREEILTPLGMTRTTPHPQGAHAEGFAVHPFADVLLPEPSPDAGAMAPAGQLWSTVKDLGRWTSFIGGHTGGVLSEDTVAEMRMMNTVDDTEVWTTGFGLGVMVVRYEGRHLAGHTGSMPGFLAASLVDPATGTGALCLTNATAGVGITQLTLDLLTMTDELEPALPDEWEPSTVDPALLALTGLWHWGPTPYHLRVLGSDLISLDPANGGGRASRFRPTGPDTWLGLDGYYTGETLTVGRDASGTANHLDLATFIFTRTPYDPAAPVPGGVDENGWR
- a CDS encoding MmcQ/YjbR family DNA-binding protein → MAPLDELRKLCLALPEATERLSHGEPTWFVRGKKTFVTFANHHHDDGRLGFWCPAPPGAQEDLVRTEPERFFRPPYVGHRGWLGVRLDVDVDWAEIDHIVRDAYRLVAPKSLAVLLED
- the sepH gene encoding septation protein SepH, whose translation is MRALRVVGLHEDGKSIVLEDPASRTRFLLPADETLRAAARGDIARLGQIEIELESQMRPREIQARIRAGESVEQVASGAGVSAQRVERYAYPVLLERSRTADLAQSAHPVREDGPDVQTLGEVIAYAFGVRGHDYSQARWDSWRGDDGKWVVVLQWKAGRSDNRAHWSFSPGAHGGTVHALDENAEVLLNPNSYRPPRTVRALDPARDAVVQPTLDSAEDERLAIEAPTEPHEEDDDTREIPRVPSDDEAADDDQPRAKPKKNHPIVPSWEDVLLGVRSQRG
- the serC gene encoding phosphoserine transaminase, translated to MTDAAELSIPEDLKPADGRFGCGPSKVRDEQLAKLAESGHTYLGTSHRQKPVKSLVGRVRAGLSELFSLPEGYEVILGNGGTTAFWDAAAFGLVRERAQHFTYGEFSSKFASVTNKAPFLADSIIVKAEAGSAPDIAYETGADLVGWAHNETSTGVAVPVRRPEGSDGALVAIDATSGAGGLPVKAEDFDVYYFAPQKSFASDGGLWIALASPAAVERIGELGGGDRWIPEFLSLTTALDNSRKDQTYNTPAVATLFLLADQIEWMNGQGGLAWTTARTQDSSNRLYEWAEKTSYTTPFVKDPDLRSQVVGTVDFADEVDAAAVAKVLRANGIVDTEPYRKLGRNQLRVGLFPAIDPDDITKLTQSIEYVVERLG
- a CDS encoding RNA methyltransferase, which encodes MAELIFTEDPEDPRLDDFRDLSTADRRPDRPGGRGLVIAEGTVVVERMLASRYPLRALLGVERRVRDLDLSGVDAPAYVTSAATMASVVGFHLNRGVLAVADRPAPPAVSEIIAGAQVLAVLEGVGDHENLGSIFRNASALGVDGVLLGPGCSDPLYRRSVRVSMGHVLRVPFAPLDGWPDGLNLLRVSGFTVAALTPRPGSVPLRGLREKVGERVALMLGAEGPGLTEEAITAADLVVRIEMVPGVDSLNVATAAAVAFHEVAATR
- a CDS encoding DUF2537 domain-containing protein, with product MELRIRGERAVLAGPGGEGAREVDPRRLAIGPDLAQALHEWARVASAVSRAGGDAEVATSVVSQRGRQLAGRLATVMGTTVRFVDPVSGVETVIDPPARVVARRRGVPGAATEPTPWVTGLTVSAFAAVLVAVAMLALAGTLAQETNKWIALVASVVVTAGIGPSLWLGRRLPIVRWAVYGASAGIIAAWLGVLAIVL